From Aquabacter sp. L1I39, the proteins below share one genomic window:
- a CDS encoding ABC transporter ATP-binding protein — protein MAEVRLKQVRKAYGTTVAVHGVDLDIRDGEFVVFLGPSGCGKSTTLRMVAGLEEITTGTVEIGGRDVTRLEPKDRNIAMVFQNYALYPHKTIYENLAFGLRMRKMDKAEIDRRVKSASAMLGLDPYLERKPKQLSGGQMQRVALGRALVRDPDVFLLDEPLSNLDAKLRVRMREEIARLHREVGTSMIYVTHDQVEAMTLADRILIMRDGHVQQVGAPLEVYDRPANLFVAGFIGSPEMNLAEGRIMGGALRCGGLTVTLPPDVEVKEGTEVVLGVRPEHVTLAEGPAARPFQVAVIEQLGAQTLCIGDVDGVRLKVLMDRSDAIRHGTTLPVQFRPERLHVFQKDTGARLNRDGARQGQRPAA, from the coding sequence ATGGCCGAGGTCAGGCTGAAGCAGGTCCGCAAGGCCTATGGCACCACGGTGGCGGTGCATGGGGTGGACCTGGACATCCGCGACGGCGAATTCGTGGTCTTCCTTGGCCCCTCCGGCTGCGGCAAGTCCACCACGCTGCGCATGGTGGCGGGCCTGGAGGAGATCACCACCGGCACGGTCGAGATCGGCGGGCGGGATGTGACCCGGCTTGAGCCCAAGGACCGGAACATCGCCATGGTGTTCCAGAACTATGCGCTCTACCCGCACAAGACCATCTACGAGAACCTCGCCTTCGGCCTGCGCATGCGCAAGATGGACAAGGCCGAGATCGACCGGCGGGTGAAGTCCGCCTCGGCCATGCTGGGCCTCGATCCCTATCTGGAGCGCAAGCCCAAGCAGCTCTCCGGCGGGCAGATGCAGCGCGTGGCGCTGGGCCGGGCCCTGGTGCGCGATCCCGACGTGTTCCTGCTGGACGAGCCGCTCTCCAATCTCGACGCCAAGCTGCGGGTGCGCATGCGCGAGGAGATCGCCCGCCTGCACCGGGAGGTGGGCACCTCCATGATCTATGTGACCCATGACCAGGTGGAGGCCATGACACTGGCCGACCGCATCCTCATCATGCGCGACGGCCATGTGCAGCAGGTGGGAGCGCCGCTGGAGGTCTATGACCGCCCCGCCAACCTGTTCGTCGCCGGCTTCATCGGCTCGCCCGAAATGAACCTCGCCGAGGGCCGGATCATGGGCGGCGCCCTGCGCTGCGGTGGGCTGACGGTGACCCTGCCGCCGGACGTGGAGGTGAAGGAGGGAACCGAAGTGGTGCTCGGCGTGCGACCCGAGCATGTGACCCTCGCCGAGGGCCCGGCCGCGCGCCCCTTCCAGGTGGCGGTGATCGAGCAATTGGGCGCGCAGACACTCTGCATCGGCGACGTGGACGGGGTCCGCCTCAAGGTGCTCATGGACCGCTCCGACGCGATCCGCCACGGCACCACGCTGCCGGTGCAGTTCCGCCCCGAGCGGCTGCACGTTTTCCAGAAGGACACCGGGGCCCGGCTGAACCGGGACGGCGCCCGGCAGGGCCAAAGGCCCGCCGCCTGA
- a CDS encoding LacI family DNA-binding transcriptional regulator codes for MARVTLADVARVAGVDMSTASRVLRGEAAQRVREETRERILKVARELNYRANPLARGLRTARTSTLGIVVPQLDNPVFASAIRGAEMAAAALGYSLLISHREPGATATTIAKISQTNRVDGLLVASLDDDEVLRTDLNAAQVPFVLMNRVLPGAPLSVVLDSRAAARKAVDHLVALGHRRIAHLAGREGGFNARQRLDGYRDGLAAAGIVFDPALVAVAGYTAEGGAAAMSALLPQRPSAVLAATLVSAAGAMARLHEAGLRIPDDVSVVGLHDAPVAAMLYPALTCVAMPTEEMGRVAATALIRALNGEEPQPVPPLPPGALVVRASTGPART; via the coding sequence ATGGCGCGGGTGACCTTGGCGGACGTGGCGCGGGTGGCGGGCGTGGACATGTCCACCGCCTCGCGGGTGCTGCGCGGCGAGGCCGCCCAAAGGGTGCGCGAAGAGACGCGCGAGCGTATCCTCAAGGTGGCACGGGAACTGAACTACCGCGCCAATCCGCTGGCGCGGGGCCTGCGCACCGCACGCACCTCCACCCTCGGCATCGTGGTCCCGCAACTGGACAATCCGGTCTTCGCCTCGGCCATTCGCGGGGCGGAGATGGCGGCGGCCGCGCTCGGCTATTCGCTGCTGATTTCCCATCGCGAGCCCGGCGCCACCGCCACCACCATCGCCAAGATCTCCCAGACCAACCGGGTGGACGGCCTGCTGGTGGCGAGCCTTGACGATGACGAGGTGCTGCGCACAGACCTCAACGCCGCTCAGGTGCCCTTCGTACTCATGAACCGCGTGCTGCCCGGCGCGCCCTTGTCCGTGGTGCTGGACAGCCGCGCGGCGGCACGCAAGGCCGTGGACCATCTGGTGGCGCTGGGCCACCGGCGCATCGCGCACCTGGCCGGCCGGGAGGGCGGCTTCAATGCCCGCCAGCGCCTGGATGGCTATCGCGATGGCCTGGCGGCGGCGGGTATTGTCTTCGATCCGGCATTGGTAGCCGTGGCCGGCTACACGGCGGAAGGCGGCGCGGCGGCCATGTCGGCCCTTCTGCCGCAGAGGCCCAGCGCGGTGCTGGCGGCAACCCTCGTCTCGGCGGCGGGCGCCATGGCCCGGCTCCACGAAGCCGGATTGCGCATTCCAGACGATGTCTCGGTTGTGGGGCTGCACGATGCCCCGGTGGCGGCCATGCTCTATCCGGCGCTCACCTGCGTTGCCATGCCCACCGAGGAGATGGGGCGCGTCGCCGCCACCGCCCTCATCCGCGCCCTGAATGGGGAAGAGCCCCAGCCCGTCCCGCCCCTGCCACCGGGAGCGCTGGTGGTCCGCGCATCCACCGGCCCGGCGCGGACCTGA
- a CDS encoding ABC transporter ATP-binding protein, whose translation MLEIQGLNAWYGASHVLHGVSFDVAEGEIVALVGRNGAGKTTTMRSIMGLMPRTSGSVRFRGEEILALPAHARFKRGLAYVPEERRIVPSLTVRENLQLGLVAAGGRIDERAAIDEIAESFPRLKERLNQQGTTMSGGEQQMLAIARAMIAKPSLILLDEPSEGIMPVLVEEMGVLFRRLKAAGTTLVLVEQNVEWALKLADRAIIIDQGEIVHRSSAAALLADKDIQDRYCAV comes from the coding sequence ATGCTTGAGATCCAAGGGCTCAATGCCTGGTACGGGGCGAGCCACGTGCTCCATGGCGTCTCGTTCGACGTGGCAGAGGGCGAGATCGTCGCCCTGGTTGGCCGCAACGGCGCCGGCAAGACCACCACCATGCGTTCCATCATGGGGCTGATGCCACGCACCTCCGGCTCGGTGCGCTTCCGTGGTGAGGAGATCCTCGCTTTGCCCGCTCACGCCCGCTTCAAGCGGGGCCTTGCCTATGTGCCGGAGGAGCGGCGCATCGTGCCGAGCCTCACCGTGCGGGAGAACCTGCAGTTGGGCCTCGTGGCGGCGGGCGGGCGGATCGACGAGCGCGCGGCCATCGACGAGATCGCCGAGAGCTTTCCACGCCTGAAGGAGCGCCTGAACCAGCAGGGCACCACCATGTCGGGCGGCGAGCAGCAGATGCTGGCCATTGCCCGCGCCATGATCGCCAAGCCCTCCTTGATCCTGCTGGACGAGCCCTCCGAGGGCATCATGCCGGTGCTGGTGGAGGAGATGGGCGTCCTGTTCCGCCGGCTGAAGGCCGCCGGCACCACGCTCGTCCTGGTGGAGCAGAATGTGGAATGGGCGCTGAAGCTGGCGGATCGCGCCATCATCATCGACCAGGGCGAGATCGTCCATCGCTCTAGCGCCGCCGCCTTGCTGGCGGACAAGGACATCCAGGACCGCTATTGCGCGGTGTGA
- a CDS encoding branched-chain amino acid ABC transporter permease → MDLELILMQLFSGVALGAILIMVALGLTIIFGMLGIVNFAHGALFMVGAYAGLYIAERTGSFWWALVLAPLLVGVFGMLIERFLIRPLYKRSIDDPLLLTFGLGYVLVEAVRIIFGTDGVPFSTPSALTGVVDLGVGYFPIYRLFVVGLVAVILIALWLGLEKTKFGLIVRAGARDPLIMRVLGVDISRLWLAVFGLGVALTALGGVLAAPMRNVNPEMGALVLAEAFVVTVIGGMGSLLGAVVAGLGIGIAVSMTALFAPEMATIVMFGLMALVLLVRPQGLFGRPVGA, encoded by the coding sequence ATGGACCTCGAACTCATTCTCATGCAGCTCTTTTCCGGCGTGGCGCTCGGCGCGATCCTGATCATGGTCGCGCTCGGCCTCACCATCATCTTCGGCATGCTGGGCATCGTGAATTTCGCCCATGGGGCGCTGTTCATGGTGGGCGCCTATGCGGGGCTCTACATCGCCGAGCGCACCGGCAGCTTCTGGTGGGCGCTGGTGCTGGCGCCGCTGCTGGTGGGCGTCTTCGGCATGCTCATCGAGCGCTTCCTCATCCGCCCGCTCTACAAGCGCTCCATCGACGATCCGCTGCTTCTCACCTTCGGTCTCGGCTATGTGCTGGTGGAAGCCGTGCGCATCATCTTCGGGACGGACGGCGTGCCCTTCTCCACCCCTTCGGCGCTGACCGGCGTGGTGGATCTGGGTGTCGGCTATTTCCCCATCTATCGCCTCTTTGTGGTGGGCCTCGTGGCGGTGATCCTCATCGCGCTGTGGCTGGGCCTGGAGAAGACCAAGTTCGGCCTCATCGTGCGGGCCGGCGCCCGTGACCCGCTCATCATGCGGGTGCTGGGCGTGGACATATCCCGCCTGTGGCTCGCGGTGTTCGGCCTCGGCGTGGCGCTGACCGCGCTTGGCGGCGTGCTGGCCGCCCCCATGCGCAACGTGAACCCCGAAATGGGCGCGCTGGTGCTGGCGGAAGCCTTCGTGGTCACCGTCATCGGCGGCATGGGATCGCTGCTCGGCGCGGTGGTCGCGGGACTTGGCATCGGCATCGCGGTGAGCATGACGGCGTTGTTCGCGCCGGAAATGGCCACCATCGTCATGTTCGGCCTCATGGCCCTCGTCCTGCTGGTGCGTCCGCAGGGCCTGTTCGGACGCCCCGTGGGCGCGTGA
- a CDS encoding CoxG family protein, which yields MEIVGEYRIAAPRQQVWAAILDPEMLKRCIPGCKELEATGENAYAAKVQIKVGPVSATFSGTVELTDMDPPSGCRIAGQGNGGVAGFAKGEAVVKLAEDGEETILTYTADAQIGGKLAALGGRLIQATARKLADQFFSSFTAALAGEEAPAAEAS from the coding sequence ATGGAAATCGTCGGCGAATATCGCATCGCCGCGCCCCGGCAGCAGGTCTGGGCGGCGATCCTCGACCCGGAGATGCTCAAGCGCTGCATTCCCGGCTGCAAGGAACTGGAAGCCACGGGCGAGAACGCCTATGCGGCCAAGGTGCAGATCAAGGTGGGACCGGTCTCGGCCACCTTCTCCGGCACCGTGGAACTGACCGACATGGACCCGCCCTCCGGCTGCCGCATCGCAGGCCAGGGGAATGGCGGAGTGGCGGGCTTTGCCAAGGGCGAAGCGGTGGTCAAGCTCGCGGAAGATGGCGAGGAGACGATCCTGACCTACACCGCTGACGCGCAGATCGGCGGCAAGCTCGCCGCGCTCGGCGGGCGCCTCATCCAGGCCACCGCCCGCAAGCTGGCGGACCAGTTCTTCTCCAGCTTCACCGCCGCCCTGGCGGGCGAGGAGGCACCGGCGGCCGAAGCTTCCTGA
- the xylB gene encoding xylulokinase, whose translation MAPSLLVGIDLGAGSLKTSVIRLDGALAGEASAPVVTHAPHPGWSEQDPHDWWAAVCRTVPQALAAADADAGDVAAISFSAGAHTQVLEDADGRVIRPAILWNDQRSGAETQDLRAQADARILEIGANRANPTWTLPQMLWLRRHEPEAFGRVKRLYVAKDWLRSRLTGTWETDPIDAVGTLMADARTKDWSAELCAMIGWPMETLPPIVTPTTVVGEVTAEAARACGLKAGTPVVCGTSDTAAETYGAGMVREGLGVVKLATAATVSVLTPAARPDFTVINYPHVILDHWYVIAATNSCASAHKWLRDTFFKRPGEDGTAVFNEMDRLAAAVAEGAEGLFFHPYLNGERSPHWDPLLRADFVGIGFNHGPGHFVRALYEGIAYSLKDCLLALNAKGLDFSTARLTGGGARSALWRQIVADVLNVEVELPAVAEASFGAALIAGVGVGAYEDERAAAEVVHIVSRAVPDPARAARYREGHGLYCEIQAALAPLNHKIHAFVRGR comes from the coding sequence GTGGCACCTAGCTTGCTCGTTGGCATCGATCTGGGCGCCGGATCGCTGAAGACCTCGGTCATCCGACTGGATGGCGCGCTGGCCGGGGAGGCGTCCGCGCCCGTGGTCACGCACGCCCCCCATCCCGGCTGGAGCGAGCAGGATCCGCACGACTGGTGGGCCGCCGTCTGCCGCACGGTGCCGCAGGCGCTGGCGGCAGCAGACGCCGATGCGGGCGACGTCGCTGCCATCTCCTTTTCCGCCGGCGCCCATACCCAGGTACTAGAGGATGCGGATGGCCGCGTGATCCGCCCCGCCATCCTGTGGAACGACCAGCGCTCAGGCGCGGAGACGCAGGACCTGCGGGCGCAGGCGGATGCCCGCATCCTGGAAATCGGCGCCAACCGCGCCAATCCCACCTGGACCTTGCCGCAGATGCTGTGGCTGCGCCGCCATGAGCCGGAGGCGTTCGGGCGTGTGAAGCGGCTCTATGTGGCCAAGGACTGGCTGCGCTCCCGCCTCACCGGCACCTGGGAAACCGACCCTATCGACGCGGTCGGCACCCTCATGGCGGATGCGCGGACCAAGGACTGGTCAGCCGAACTGTGCGCCATGATCGGCTGGCCGATGGAGACCTTGCCGCCCATCGTCACGCCCACCACGGTGGTGGGCGAGGTGACGGCCGAGGCCGCCCGCGCCTGCGGCCTGAAGGCCGGCACCCCCGTGGTGTGCGGCACCTCGGACACGGCGGCGGAGACCTATGGCGCCGGCATGGTGCGCGAAGGTCTCGGCGTGGTGAAGCTCGCCACGGCCGCAACCGTGAGCGTGCTCACCCCCGCCGCGCGGCCGGACTTCACGGTCATCAACTATCCCCATGTCATTCTCGACCATTGGTATGTGATCGCCGCCACCAATTCTTGCGCCTCCGCGCACAAATGGCTGCGCGATACCTTCTTCAAGCGGCCGGGCGAAGATGGCACCGCGGTCTTCAACGAGATGGACCGGCTGGCCGCTGCTGTCGCTGAGGGAGCCGAGGGCCTCTTCTTCCATCCCTATCTGAACGGTGAGCGCAGCCCCCATTGGGACCCGCTGCTACGCGCCGATTTTGTCGGCATCGGCTTCAATCACGGCCCCGGCCATTTCGTGCGCGCGCTCTATGAGGGCATCGCCTATTCGCTGAAGGACTGCCTGCTCGCCCTCAACGCCAAGGGCCTCGACTTCTCCACCGCCCGCCTCACCGGCGGTGGCGCCCGCAGCGCCCTGTGGCGCCAGATCGTGGCGGATGTGCTGAATGTGGAGGTGGAACTGCCGGCGGTGGCGGAGGCCTCCTTCGGCGCCGCGCTCATCGCCGGCGTCGGGGTGGGCGCCTACGAGGACGAGCGGGCGGCGGCGGAGGTGGTCCACATCGTCTCCCGCGCGGTGCCCGATCCGGCGCGGGCCGCGCGCTACCGTGAGGGCCACGGGCTTTATTGCGAAATCCAGGCGGCGCTGGCGCCGCTCAACCACAAGATCCACGCCTTCGTGCGCGGACGCTGA
- a CDS encoding ABC transporter substrate-binding protein, which yields MTMRKDLFRSGVSRRTMLGGMAAGVGLLAAPALVRAQAETIRIGFPVPLTGPFGAEAKDQVKCAELAVQQVNAKGGIAGRKVELLVRDDKLNAGEAATRTLELIEKDKVHAIVGSLSSAVQLAVNEVTRARGVIYVSISQSDTINEVKDFSRYTFHEALNPHMTTAAVAEKTFKKGSKVAYLVADYAYGHEMLRGFKRAAAAIGAETVGEILHPIGASDYSTLMPRIRSMKPDILCICNFGRDQANAIKQATEFGLKQSMRIVVPVILYNQRLALGPDAFEGVVGGANYYWGLEKTVPSAKAFNDAYKATHGGAYPSDYGAYGYTGVASLLLAMAQAGGSDTDKVVAALENLKYDVAKGPQFYRKCDHQSVQSVLVLESKKKADMANDQDLFAIIADVPGSETMLRSCGELGFPT from the coding sequence ATGACCATGCGCAAGGACTTGTTCCGATCTGGCGTATCCCGCCGCACCATGCTCGGCGGCATGGCCGCCGGCGTCGGCCTCCTCGCCGCTCCCGCGCTGGTGCGGGCGCAGGCGGAGACCATTCGCATCGGCTTTCCCGTGCCCCTCACCGGCCCCTTCGGCGCCGAAGCGAAGGACCAGGTGAAGTGCGCCGAACTCGCCGTGCAGCAGGTGAATGCCAAGGGCGGCATTGCCGGGCGCAAGGTGGAATTGCTGGTGCGCGACGACAAGCTCAATGCCGGCGAGGCGGCCACCCGCACGCTGGAGCTGATCGAGAAGGACAAGGTGCACGCCATTGTCGGCTCGCTCTCCAGCGCCGTGCAGCTGGCCGTGAATGAGGTCACCCGCGCCCGTGGCGTGATCTATGTCTCCATCAGCCAGTCCGACACCATCAACGAGGTGAAGGACTTCTCCCGCTATACTTTCCACGAGGCGCTCAACCCGCACATGACCACGGCGGCGGTGGCGGAGAAGACCTTCAAGAAGGGCTCCAAGGTCGCCTATCTCGTCGCCGACTATGCCTATGGCCACGAAATGCTGCGCGGCTTCAAGCGCGCCGCCGCCGCCATCGGCGCGGAGACGGTGGGCGAGATCCTGCACCCCATCGGCGCGTCCGACTATTCCACCTTGATGCCGCGCATACGGTCCATGAAGCCGGACATCCTGTGCATCTGCAATTTCGGCCGCGACCAGGCCAATGCCATCAAGCAGGCCACCGAGTTCGGGCTCAAGCAGTCCATGCGCATCGTGGTGCCGGTCATCCTTTACAATCAGCGCCTGGCGCTGGGGCCCGACGCCTTCGAGGGCGTGGTGGGCGGCGCCAATTATTATTGGGGCCTGGAGAAGACCGTCCCCTCGGCCAAGGCGTTCAATGACGCTTACAAGGCCACCCATGGCGGCGCCTATCCCAGCGATTACGGCGCCTATGGTTATACGGGCGTCGCCTCGCTCCTGCTCGCCATGGCGCAAGCGGGGGGGTCGGACACCGACAAGGTGGTCGCGGCCCTGGAGAACCTGAAATACGACGTGGCCAAGGGGCCGCAATTCTATCGCAAGTGCGACCACCAGTCGGTGCAGTCGGTGCTGGTGCTGGAATCCAAGAAGAAGGCCGACATGGCCAACGACCAGGACCTCTTCGCCATCATCGCGGATGTCCCCGGCTCGGAGACCATGCTGCGCAGCTGCGGCGAGCTTGGCTTCCCCACCTGA
- a CDS encoding ABC transporter ATP-binding protein, translating to MSTPLLSVDNIGRTFGGFVALAGISATFEANKVTAIIGPNGAGKSTFFNVLSGVLPPSTGSIRYKGQEISGLKQHRFAHLGIARSYQITNIFPELTVHENVRVAAQAFAARYDLFFNRTAYPELDEKADRALAAVGLSSRQTRIAKSLAHGEQRALEIAIALVADPELLLLDEPTAGMGPEETKDMVALIERLARERTVLLVEHKMKMILGLSDRILVLHHGRLIADGTPQSIQTDPEVRRVYLGQNDGYA from the coding sequence ATGAGCACGCCTTTGCTCAGCGTCGATAATATCGGCCGCACCTTTGGGGGCTTCGTGGCGCTGGCGGGCATTTCCGCCACCTTCGAGGCCAACAAGGTCACCGCCATCATCGGCCCCAACGGCGCCGGCAAGAGCACCTTCTTCAACGTGCTCTCGGGCGTGCTGCCGCCCTCCACCGGCTCCATTCGCTATAAGGGCCAGGAGATCTCCGGGCTGAAGCAGCATCGCTTCGCCCATCTGGGCATTGCCCGCTCCTACCAGATCACCAACATCTTTCCCGAGCTGACGGTGCACGAGAATGTGCGGGTGGCTGCCCAAGCCTTCGCCGCCCGCTACGACCTGTTCTTCAACCGCACCGCCTATCCTGAGCTCGACGAGAAGGCGGACCGGGCGCTGGCGGCGGTGGGGCTGTCCAGCCGGCAGACCCGCATCGCCAAGTCCCTGGCCCATGGCGAGCAGCGGGCCTTGGAGATTGCCATCGCCTTGGTGGCCGATCCCGAACTCCTCCTCCTCGACGAGCCGACCGCCGGCATGGGCCCGGAGGAGACCAAGGACATGGTCGCCCTCATCGAGCGCCTCGCCCGCGAGCGCACCGTGCTTCTGGTGGAGCACAAGATGAAGATGATCCTCGGCCTGTCCGATCGCATCCTGGTGCTCCATCACGGCCGGCTGATTGCAGACGGCACGCCCCAATCCATCCAGACGGACCCGGAAGTCCGTCGCGTCTATCTGGGTCAGAACGATGGCTATGCTTGA
- a CDS encoding branched-chain amino acid ABC transporter permease, with product MTSPSLAVPAQGGKGDLRTTLSAWRVPLSVLALCVLPWVLPSQALAVNVLIYGLFAVGYNLLFGYTGLLSFGHAAFFGGGAYLTGMVMVHLGLGWFPAMVLGVLGSGVLAAVMGSLSIRTRGIYFSMVTLALSQLVYYVALQATAWTGGENGLRGFTVSKINVLGLTIDFLDPVKKYYVLMVFTALALWFVSRLLNSPFGAVIEAIRENETRARACGYDVERTKLIAFIVSGLICGLAGAMSAMHLAIVPLDSLHYHTSGLVVMMTMLGGAGSFFGPFVGALVFLLIEDVASTWTSHWQLIAGLIFIFFVLFLPKGLWGTFLAWRTQR from the coding sequence GTGACCTCCCCGTCCTTGGCCGTGCCGGCGCAAGGCGGCAAGGGCGACCTGCGCACCACCTTAAGCGCCTGGCGCGTGCCGCTCTCTGTTCTGGCCTTGTGCGTGCTGCCCTGGGTTCTGCCCTCACAGGCCCTGGCCGTGAACGTGCTCATCTATGGCCTGTTCGCGGTCGGCTATAACCTGCTGTTCGGCTATACCGGCCTCCTGTCCTTCGGCCATGCGGCCTTCTTCGGTGGTGGCGCCTACCTGACCGGCATGGTCATGGTGCATCTGGGCCTCGGCTGGTTCCCGGCCATGGTGCTGGGCGTCTTGGGCTCCGGCGTACTGGCGGCGGTGATGGGTTCTCTCTCCATCCGCACGCGCGGCATCTACTTTTCCATGGTAACTCTGGCTTTGTCCCAGCTCGTCTACTACGTGGCGCTCCAGGCCACCGCCTGGACGGGCGGAGAGAACGGCCTGCGCGGCTTCACCGTATCGAAGATCAACGTGCTGGGCCTCACCATCGATTTCCTGGACCCGGTGAAGAAATACTATGTGCTGATGGTCTTCACGGCGCTGGCGCTGTGGTTCGTCTCGCGCCTCCTCAACTCACCCTTCGGCGCGGTGATCGAGGCCATCCGCGAGAACGAGACCAGGGCGCGGGCCTGCGGCTATGATGTGGAGCGCACCAAGCTCATCGCCTTCATCGTGTCCGGCCTCATCTGCGGGCTGGCGGGCGCCATGTCGGCCATGCACCTCGCCATCGTGCCGCTGGACAGCCTGCACTATCACACGTCGGGCCTCGTTGTGATGATGACCATGCTGGGCGGCGCCGGCAGCTTCTTCGGGCCGTTCGTGGGCGCGCTGGTGTTCCTCCTGATCGAGGACGTGGCGTCCACCTGGACCTCCCACTGGCAGCTCATCGCCGGGCTCATCTTTATCTTCTTCGTGCTGTTCCTACCCAAGGGCCTGTGGGGCACCTTCCTCGCCTGGAGGACGCAGCGATGA
- a CDS encoding FAD-binding oxidoreductase yields the protein MTGPAIAEAQADDHTPQAGTAALAQALAAIVGADHVIADADGRRAYAHDRLPFANFRERTGRLAGVLPRLVVRPGSAEEVAALVRHARAEKIQLIPYGNGSGVLGGAIPLAQEVMVDLRRLDRIVSVDPINAVATVEAGMNGAAFEAALNAEGFTCGHLPQSIEISTVGGWAACRGGGQASSRYGKIEDIVVGLKAVLPDGRKLEIAPLPRRSVGPSLRDLLVGSEGTLGIITELSLRIWKKPEVERGVVLAFPSLDAAWTAARRIMQAELRPTIARIYDGAESAERTEGLEVFRTKPILAVMVFSGAEPMVTTEQDMALAICTEEGGQVAPDGPFHHWKANRYVAFSQKWQAAGYFNDTIEVTGNWSALPGLYAAIAAAVREIYPQIHFGAHWSHIYPEGACQYMTIRLPPMDQVQALPLHARLWDTIEGLTLDHGGSIAHHHGVGVFRNPWLARELGAGLDVLQAIKDALDPDNLMNPGKLGLRPAPSAVDVRHD from the coding sequence ATGACCGGCCCAGCCATCGCCGAAGCGCAAGCGGACGACCACACTCCCCAAGCCGGCACCGCCGCCCTCGCGCAGGCGCTCGCCGCCATCGTGGGCGCCGACCATGTGATCGCCGATGCGGACGGCCGGCGCGCTTATGCCCATGATCGGCTGCCTTTCGCTAATTTCCGGGAACGGACCGGCCGTCTCGCCGGGGTCCTGCCGCGCCTCGTGGTGCGCCCCGGTTCGGCGGAGGAAGTGGCGGCCCTTGTGCGCCACGCCCGTGCCGAGAAGATCCAGCTCATCCCCTATGGCAACGGCTCCGGCGTGCTGGGCGGGGCGATCCCGCTCGCGCAGGAAGTCATGGTGGACCTGCGCCGGCTCGACCGGATCGTTTCGGTCGACCCCATCAATGCGGTCGCAACCGTGGAAGCGGGGATGAATGGCGCGGCCTTCGAGGCGGCGCTCAATGCCGAAGGCTTCACCTGCGGGCACCTGCCGCAATCCATCGAGATTTCCACCGTGGGCGGCTGGGCCGCCTGCCGGGGCGGCGGGCAGGCCTCTTCCCGCTATGGCAAGATCGAGGACATCGTGGTGGGCCTGAAGGCCGTGCTGCCGGACGGCCGCAAGCTGGAGATCGCTCCGCTTCCCCGCCGCTCCGTCGGCCCTTCGCTGCGCGACCTCCTGGTGGGCAGCGAGGGCACGCTCGGCATCATCACCGAACTGTCCCTGCGCATTTGGAAGAAGCCCGAGGTGGAGCGCGGCGTGGTGCTGGCCTTCCCCTCCCTCGATGCCGCCTGGACCGCCGCGCGGCGCATCATGCAGGCGGAACTGCGCCCCACCATCGCCCGCATCTATGACGGGGCCGAAAGCGCCGAGCGCACCGAGGGGCTTGAGGTGTTCCGCACCAAACCCATTCTCGCGGTGATGGTCTTCTCCGGCGCCGAGCCCATGGTCACCACCGAGCAGGACATGGCGCTGGCCATCTGCACCGAGGAAGGCGGCCAGGTCGCCCCCGACGGGCCATTCCACCATTGGAAGGCCAATCGCTACGTGGCCTTCTCCCAAAAATGGCAAGCGGCGGGCTATTTCAACGACACCATCGAGGTGACGGGAAACTGGTCCGCCCTTCCGGGCCTCTATGCGGCCATCGCGGCAGCGGTGCGGGAAATCTACCCGCAGATCCATTTCGGCGCCCACTGGTCGCACATCTATCCCGAGGGCGCCTGCCAATACATGACCATCCGCCTGCCGCCCATGGACCAGGTACAGGCCCTTCCCCTCCATGCGCGGCTGTGGGACACCATTGAGGGGCTGACCCTCGACCATGGCGGCTCCATCGCCCACCATCACGGGGTCGGCGTGTTCCGCAATCCCTGGCTCGCCCGCGAGCTGGGCGCTGGCCTTGATGTCCTCCAGGCCATCAAGGATGCCCTCGACCCGGACAATCTCATGAATCCCGGCAAGCTCGGCCTGCGTCCCGCGCCCTCCGCCGTGGACGTGCGCCATGACTGA